A window of the Verrucomicrobiia bacterium genome harbors these coding sequences:
- a CDS encoding C1 family peptidase produces MLYEMGRRYDEWQGENYEGTSLRGAMKGWHKHGVATEDLWPYRVKRGRKSVIDQEFTPERARDAARRPIGAYYRILDSDVSHVQAAITEADAVLASAWVHSGWQNENLLDAKGTFKQIRRQSGKQGLHAFAIVGYTPEGFIIQNSWGPSWGANGRALLSYDDWFENRQDAWVARLGPQTLDSKGEPRIFTVGFVGRAEESKAGTVVTGLGINPLLLPYLINTGDRGELSTGGRLITREEELPDMARKVMGSKELADGYRHIVLYAHGGLNSEATSLQTANRLWGFCNERSIVSYFFIWETGISESVLGWLRSDDDASGPTKFSFHDVWENIKKGTGTIIRDSQKYFGKKLAPIAREVFWDEMKGRAEGSASKNGGANLFVQNLLGVMKETPSAKFKLHLIGHSAGSIYLGWLYQNVLSGLLKQSPNVKLASVQFMAPALSIRRTQEAFYLDRRWAVSKKDFRIYMLNPKNEERDSIKIYPSSLLTYVADHLESPNKRVPLLGLRTDFEKHVDFAEPVAATFSTRHGEFDEPRYEVEQILNGIAEGGF; encoded by the coding sequence ATGCTCTACGAGATGGGGAGACGATATGACGAATGGCAGGGTGAAAACTACGAAGGGACAAGCCTGCGCGGAGCAATGAAGGGGTGGCACAAACACGGAGTCGCCACGGAAGATTTGTGGCCGTATAGGGTCAAACGCGGCAGAAAGTCGGTAATTGACCAGGAGTTCACCCCTGAACGAGCCAGGGATGCCGCCCGGCGGCCCATCGGCGCTTACTACCGGATTCTCGACAGCGACGTGAGCCATGTTCAAGCGGCCATAACCGAGGCGGACGCGGTGCTGGCTTCCGCCTGGGTTCACTCGGGATGGCAGAACGAGAATCTGTTGGACGCAAAGGGTACGTTCAAGCAGATCCGTCGCCAAAGCGGGAAACAAGGTCTGCATGCCTTTGCCATCGTTGGATACACTCCAGAGGGGTTTATAATCCAAAATTCATGGGGGCCAAGCTGGGGGGCCAACGGACGCGCGCTCCTCAGTTACGATGACTGGTTCGAGAACCGACAGGATGCCTGGGTTGCCCGATTGGGCCCCCAAACGCTTGATTCCAAAGGTGAACCGAGAATTTTTACAGTTGGTTTTGTGGGCAGAGCCGAAGAAAGCAAGGCCGGGACAGTGGTTACAGGGTTGGGCATAAACCCCCTGCTTCTTCCTTACTTAATCAATACGGGCGACCGAGGGGAGCTTTCAACTGGCGGGAGGCTGATAACGCGAGAGGAAGAACTCCCGGATATGGCTCGAAAGGTGATGGGATCCAAGGAACTCGCCGATGGTTACCGACACATTGTGTTGTACGCCCACGGCGGACTGAATTCGGAGGCTACATCGCTTCAGACGGCCAATCGCCTGTGGGGGTTTTGCAACGAGAGAAGTATTGTCTCTTACTTTTTCATATGGGAAACGGGAATATCTGAGTCAGTGTTAGGGTGGCTGCGGAGTGATGATGACGCATCCGGTCCAACCAAGTTCAGCTTTCACGACGTGTGGGAAAACATCAAAAAGGGGACGGGTACTATCATTCGGGACAGTCAGAAATACTTCGGGAAAAAACTGGCTCCTATTGCCAGGGAGGTCTTTTGGGATGAAATGAAAGGACGCGCCGAAGGCTCCGCTTCTAAAAACGGTGGGGCGAATCTTTTTGTACAGAATCTCTTGGGCGTGATGAAGGAGACTCCGTCCGCAAAGTTTAAACTTCATCTTATCGGCCATAGTGCTGGCAGTATTTATTTGGGTTGGCTTTATCAAAACGTCCTCTCCGGTCTCCTTAAGCAAAGCCCAAACGTCAAGCTCGCCTCTGTACAATTTATGGCCCCTGCCTTATCGATCAGGCGAACGCAAGAGGCATTCTATCTTGACCGACGATGGGCTGTTTCTAAAAAAGATTTCCGTATCTATATGCTCAATCCAAAGAACGAGGAGCGAGATAGCATTAAGATATATCCCAGTTCCTTGCTCACCTATGTGGCCGATCATCTCGAAAGTCCTAATAAACGAGTCCCATTACTTGGTCTCAGGACAGATTTCGAAAAACACGTTGATTTTGCAGAACCAGTTGCAGCCACTTTTTCCACTCGGCATGGTGAATTCGACGAACCGAGATACGAGGTTGAGCAAATCCTGAACGGGATTGCCGAAGGTGGCTTCTAA
- a CDS encoding redoxin domain-containing protein, with product MSENLRISKKTIAFMLVGVLIAAFLGIVAGSYFFKVRSAEALKSDPVLRLRIGQYFPEFRFTGLVSGQPDLYQSLAGRKSVVIFLTTDCEDCVQAVSRWDSMYPSISHEYQVFGVSYETIDRMNAYRAGKGIKFPLYNDPNGKFTAEHHVEHFPTIVGINEKREIVFIGFSTRSEESVGNYLKLL from the coding sequence ATGTCGGAAAATCTTCGAATCTCCAAAAAGACCATCGCCTTCATGCTTGTCGGAGTTCTAATAGCAGCTTTTTTGGGTATTGTCGCCGGAAGCTATTTTTTTAAGGTCCGATCCGCCGAGGCGCTAAAATCAGATCCAGTTCTTCGGTTGAGGATTGGTCAATACTTTCCAGAATTTAGGTTTACAGGTCTAGTCAGTGGGCAGCCAGATTTGTACCAATCTCTGGCCGGTAGGAAGTCAGTGGTCATCTTCTTAACCACAGATTGCGAGGATTGCGTTCAGGCCGTCAGTCGTTGGGATAGTATGTATCCCAGTATCAGTCACGAGTATCAGGTGTTCGGCGTTTCGTACGAAACTATAGATCGGATGAATGCTTACCGAGCCGGGAAGGGCATAAAATTCCCCTTGTATAACGACCCAAACGGGAAATTCACCGCGGAACACCATGTTGAGCATTTTCCGACGATTGTAGGGATAAATGAAAAAAGGGAAATCGTTTTTATTGGTTTTAGTACCCGTTCTGAGGAGTCGGTGGGAAATTATTTGAAACTTCTGTAG
- a CDS encoding Ig-like domain-containing protein, whose translation MKNFYRIFRKGIALVVLGYSTSFSTPDPRDSVIIESRSVKPGIGNPAVVVRVYITNKDSLTGVVVALVEKTLTGNAYMTLGYPRKDTVGGAVRRLTSTLQGMSIFATNKYNSVSPDSFTIAAFFETDNPASLEPPNLTRKAFFEFEFDTVNTDSGRIVLDTGKIALGKTGFVNNNDRDVPVNFVKGVITVDPISPLVTVTDPNGGESVPRPCPYTITWDASDNVGITTVEVWLDRTNGGVSYELQLANLTGNPGSYDWTPGGSANSSNAKIKVIVSDAAGNVSSDASDASFSIVTNCFVRPTAGFDINKDGIYSLVDIILYMNIVYTDTDESTINMSKEYIKTMLVAIFSSSP comes from the coding sequence ATGAAAAACTTTTACAGAATATTCCGTAAGGGAATCGCTCTCGTCGTCTTAGGATATTCCACCAGCTTTTCAACGCCCGACCCTCGCGACTCGGTTATTATTGAGTCCAGGTCGGTCAAACCTGGGATTGGAAATCCTGCAGTTGTTGTGCGCGTTTACATTACAAATAAGGACTCACTGACAGGTGTTGTAGTTGCCCTCGTTGAAAAGACCCTGACGGGCAACGCTTATATGACGTTGGGGTATCCCCGTAAGGATACCGTCGGCGGCGCGGTTCGACGGCTAACCTCGACTTTGCAGGGAATGTCTATTTTTGCCACCAATAAATACAATAGCGTATCACCCGATTCTTTCACGATCGCCGCTTTTTTCGAAACCGACAATCCAGCTTCACTTGAACCCCCCAATCTTACCCGCAAGGCGTTTTTTGAATTTGAGTTTGATACGGTTAACACAGATTCGGGAAGAATTGTTCTGGATACCGGGAAAATAGCTCTCGGCAAAACGGGTTTCGTTAATAATAATGACCGAGACGTCCCCGTCAATTTTGTGAAAGGAGTGATAACGGTTGACCCGATTTCTCCATTAGTTACAGTTACAGACCCAAATGGGGGCGAGTCGGTGCCAAGACCTTGCCCCTATACAATAACTTGGGATGCTTCAGATAACGTTGGAATAACCACAGTGGAAGTATGGTTGGACAGAACAAATGGTGGGGTATCTTATGAGCTACAGCTAGCCAACCTTACGGGGAATCCGGGTTCCTATGATTGGACTCCAGGAGGTTCGGCGAACAGCAGCAACGCAAAAATTAAAGTCATCGTCTCCGATGCAGCGGGCAATGTCAGTTCCGACGCGTCAGACGCTTCGTTTTCTATTGTCACGAACTGCTTTGTGAGACCAACAGCGGGATTCGATATTAACAAGGACGGTATTTATAGTCTCGTCGATATCATTTTATATATGAACATAGTTTATACGGATACTGATGAGAGCACAATCAATATGAGCAAGGAATATATCAAAACTATGCTCGTTGCTATCTTTTCAAGTTCGCCTTAG